A genomic stretch from Plasmodium cynomolgi strain B DNA, chromosome 8, whole genome shotgun sequence includes:
- a CDS encoding hypothetical protein (putative) has product MESLVGNGVGRGMGSLVEGGDRHYAMPRDEDIDEFLNKVNDVTEKVQHILSGKITVEEMQQEEQKLLLQQKIKQMREAEKKEEERRRYVMGTRGSGTKESNYKCFCTHCLVEYKYNQQRRVAHAMNLKGNDYFRKRNYIQAIECYEEAMRVCKDYLEIYNNVALCYLKTHRYDNAIQRCDEVIKYYEVFKGDFRTLKGVKKSLKRSEEIKLAFYSNVYSIDHSGGGTCGGVASRKGRTTFLSFCADKLEELLSCVKRGQTMEGDKLPKYTSLSAITLIDLITLILDDQHQCADFCLNAVDPVITLYQLKKINKEKAAHFLNSIGRDSQGRRLLHERIIQQGGHILLGKLLTRIGQLIAEERSGYTKEQRTRLVYLTECIIKLESVRSYGVDLRGVIRQGGKGAPERSKKRGSDAPKEGDPWKELQKRTAKMHKHKFELANLFGIISHLTLKQDGRTVLEKKFLKDIFNIIIYVNEFFYSCQDMNCNCLSLLVNLVGSANIRSIVMRASWPHMLHFVEKVAPGGEKLLKNPLPWDRLLWRTPPGGEKLLRSPLPWESLLENVLSLLFNLTSTWKEQIREEGDGESAPPGERTLIREASMHRMISCMDSTNMRVAELCCLILSRFYTYAYCGVVEIDEGKSVAPSPEGRDKKVYQGDHYVSVLQEGTSNEDRKIRLVDSLKRKIEKENEQQVHLDEYSFDSMKKSILSELDSPRGASLTNACINLLCCLSKYTDFLSKLILHGEESNLERLTNRLVSLFIDNKSGVERDDSTSIMVKNVAALFTQMIKMLTLREDSSWGSASVVKSIERVIPHAAELVNNGIHRDATSKGISFFLSYCFVNERLKSAVLAAFHNDVGRVCAVLRCGGGRGLPQ; this is encoded by the exons ATGGAGAGCCTCGTGGGAAACGGCGTTGGGCGTGGAATGGGGAGTTTGGTTGAAGGGGGGGACAGGCACTACGCCATGCCCAGGGATGAAGACATCGATGAATTCCTTAACAAAGTGAACGACGTGACGGAGAAGGTGCAGCACATTTTGAGCGGAAAAATAACTGTGGAGGAAATGCAGCAGGAGGAACAGAAGCTGCTCTTGCagcagaaaataaaacaaatgagagaagcggagaagaaggaggaggagcgcAGGAGGTATGTCATGGGCACACGGGGCAGCGGGACCAAGGAGAGCAACTATAAGTGCTTCTGTACGCATTGCTTGGTGGAGTATAAATAC AACCAACAAAGGAGAGTTGCTCACGCGATGAATCTAAAAGGGAATGACTACTTCAGGAAAAGGAATTACATCCAAGCTATCGAATGCTACGAGGAGGCAATGCGAGTATGTAAAGACTACCTAGAGATCTACAACAACGTGGCTCTATGCTATCTTAAAACGCATAGGTATGATAATGCCATTCAGAGATGTGATGAGGTCATTAAATATTACGAGGTTTTTAAGGGAGACTTCCGA ACTCTCAAAGGGGTAAAGAAATCTCTCAAAAGGAGTGAAGAAATCAAGTTAGCATTCTACTCAAATGTATATTCCATAGATCATAGTGGAGGAGGTACTTGTGGTGGGGTGGCTAGTCGTAAGGGAAGGACCACCTTCCTCTCATTCTGTGCCGATAAACTGGAGGAACTTCTTTCTTGCGTGAAGAGAGGACAAACCATGGAAGGAGACAAGCTTCCCAAATATACCTCCCTCAGTGCCATCACCCTCATCGACTTGATTACTCTCATCCTGGATGACCAACATCAATGTGCAGATTTCTGTCTCAACGCAGTGGACCCAGTCATCACCCTTTACcagctgaaaaaaattaacaaggAGAAAGCTGCACACTTTTTAAACTCCATCGGAAGAGACTCACAAGGGAGGAGGTTGTTACATGAACGGATCATACAACAGGGAGGGCATATCCTGTTGGGGAAGCTCCTCACGCGAATTGGTCAACTCATCGCAGAGGAGAGAAGCGGCTACACGAAAGAGCAGCGCACAAGGTTGGTGTATCTAACGGAGTGCATTATAAAACTGGAGAGCGTGCGAAGCTACGGAGTAGACCTTCGTGGGGTTATCCGacagggggggaagggggctCCAG agagaagcaaaaagagaGGGAGTGACGCACCGAAGGAGGGAGACCCGTGGAAGGAGCTCCAAAAACGAACAGCCAAAATGCACAAACACAAATTCGAACTAGCCAATCTGTTTGGAATCATTTCACATCTAACTCTGAAACAAGACGGGCGAACTGTCCTAGAGAAGAAATTCCTCAAGGATATCTTTAACATAATAATCTACGTTAATGAGTTTTTTTACTCTTGCCAGGACATGAACTGCAACTGCTTGTCTCTGCTGGTTAACCTGGTCGGGAGTGCCAACATCAGATCCATTGTTATGAGAGCCAGCTGGCCGCACATGCTGCACTTTGTGGAGAAGGTCGCcccggggggggagaagctgCTAAAGAATCCTCTCCCCTGGGATAGGCTGCTTTGGAGAACCCCcccggggggggagaagctgCTTAGGAGTCCTCTCCCCTGGGAGAGCCTCCTTGAAAACGTTTTATCTCTCCTCTTCAATTTAACCTCCACATGGAAGGAACAAATTAGGGAAGAAGGAGATGGAGAGTCGGCCCCCCCTGGAGAGAGGACTCTAATTAGGGAAGCCAGCATGCACCGAATGATCTCTTGCATGGACTCAACCAACATGAGAGTAGCTGAGCTGTGCTGCTTAATACTCAGTCGGTTCTATACGTATGCTTACTGTGGCGTGGTGGAAATAGACGAAGGGAAGTCAGTGGCTCCCTCCCCCGAGGGGAGAGATAAAAAGGTGTATCAGGGTGATCATTATGTATCTGTCCTTCAAGAGGGCACATCGAACGAGGATCGAAAAATCCGATTAGTAGACTCACTCAAGCGAAAAATCGAGAAAGAAAACGAGCAGCAGGTTCACCTCGATGAATACTCCTTCGATTCGATGAAGAAATCCATTCTGTCCGAGTTGGACTCCCCACGTGGAGCTAGCTTAACAAATGCATGCATCAACCTACTTTGCTGTCTATCCAAATACACAGATTTTTTGTCGAAACTGATCCTCCACGGGGAAGAGAGTAACTTGGAGAGACTAACCAACCGATTGGTCTCCCTTTTCATAGACAACAAAAGTGGAGTTGAGCGGGACGACTCCACATCCATCATGGTAAAGAACGTCGCGGCGTTGTTCAcacaaatgataaaaatgctGACCTTGAGGGAGGATAGCAGTTGGGGAAGTGCCTCCGTAGTGAAGTCCATCGAGAGGGTCATTCCCCATGCAGCCGAGTTGGTGAATAACGGGATACACAGAGATGCCACGAGCAAAGGAAtcagcttcttcctctcgTACTGCTTCGTCAACGAGCGTTTGAAGTCGGCGGTGCTCGCTGCCTTTCATAACGATGTGGGGCGAGTGTGCGCGGTGCTTCGCTGCGGGGGGGGCCGAGGTTTGCCCCAATGA
- a CDS encoding zinc finger protein (putative) has protein sequence DNNAVPTGSSYEGGAGGALGADVDGNLLPGEGGDRSAPDDVFDNVLIQCLNFKGRYWVEDRGSGASGASDGSDESDGSGASTASSASTANSASTANAANPAMRSDPRGGEFEAKLITLKLSLYNVTKSFLFLYFEPQGARGGSTNGRDQDGYNRKGQDGHNRKGQDSHNRKDSNDAGAPPREPNQPGKQHNQPSKFQFLGVPGINVNRDNTYMFNGAGYNFLTLCQNEKSCICNYNVAIQQNVAMHESTSLREVEESYLYLLKKYVMDETESFGAYVSARYRDQYERHLSGEAAGEAASGSRDTPPDKAEVENGGTDTPPGEANTPREEANTPPGEANTLPGGTDTPRGGTDPPHYDGYISSNNCGLFVRLEGNDVDKKHAAAQVTAFSILYNIKSIIELGLFYFQIGRSSENMRSASKVSLLSICLNSFIDLFESLLLLYEVMLSRLLLVHFIFMILLKFVLFTLMELRYILIIWRANHQQDLQEGWDQLQRKLGTLYKFYYGSILLVIVAFYYVFPICPYVLLLLYMCWVPQILLDIWKGQRNSVNLKIAFALSLCRVFLPVYRFMYSNSIFQLDVFARAMDSSNSTFSILLILILAVQLLFMSLQRLYGPRHLIDIDLLPHVHNYYKSIDPNFEMGIPECVICMYDIVLNERKYCVTPCVHIFHEKCLQQWMDVKLECPTCRGALPNFP, from the coding sequence GATAATAATGCAGTCCCGACGGGGAGCAGCTACGAGGGCGGGGCAGGAGGCGCCCTTGGTGCGGACGTCGATGGCAACCTGCTGCCGGGGGAGGGAGGAGACAGGTCCGCGCCGGATGACGTGTTCGACAACGTACTGATCCAGTGCCTAAATTTTAAGGGACGCTACTGGGTGGAGGACCGGGGGAGCGGTGCAAGCGGTGCGAGCGATGGGAGCGATGAGAGCGATGGGAGCGGCGCGAGTACTGCGAGTTCGGCGAGTACCGCTAATTCCGCGAGCACCGCCAATGCCGCTAATCCCGCGATGAGGAGTGACCCGAGAGGGGGAGAATTCGAAGCCAAGCTGATTACGCTGAAGCTGTCCCTCTACAACGTAACGAAGTCGTTTCTGTTTCTGTACTTTGAGCCGCAGGGCGCGAGGGGAGGAAGCACCAACGGTAGGGACCAGGATGGGTATAATCGTAAGGGTCAGGACGGGCATAATCGTAAGGGTCAGGACAGTCACAACAGGAAGGACAGTAACGATGCTGGCGCCCCGCCGAGGGAGCCTAACCAACCGGGGAAGCAGCACAACCAGCCGAGCAAGTTCCAGTTCCTCGGAGTGCCAGGGATTAACGTGAACAGGGACAACACCTACATGTTTAACGGTGCCGGTTATAATTTCCTCACGCTCTgccaaaatgagaaaagctGCATTTGCAACTATAACGTTGCCATTCAACAGAACGTAGCTATGCATGAGTCCACATCATTGCGGGAGGTAGAAGAGTCGTATTTGTATTTGCTCAAAAAGTATGTCATGGATGAGACGGAGTCCTTTGGCGCCTACGTTTCGGCGAGGTACCGCGATCAGTATGAGCGCCATCTGagtggggaagcggcgggggaagcggcaagtGGCAGTAGGGACACCCCTCCTGACAAAGCGGAAGTAGAAAATGGCGGTACGGACACCCCTCCGGGCGAAGCTAACACCCCTCGTGAAGAAGCCAACACCCCTCCGGGCGAAGCTAATACCCTTCCTGGCGGCACGGACACCCCTCGTGGCGGCACGGACCCCCCCCACTACGATGGCTACATCTCCTCCAACAACTGCGGACTATTCGTGCGGCTGGAAGGAAACGACGTGGATAAGAAGCACGCGGCGGCACAAGTGACAGCCTTTTCCATCCTCTACAACATCAAATCGATAATTGAGTTAGgactcttttattttcaaataggGAGAAGTAGCGAGAACATGCGAAGTGCAAGCAAGGTGTCGCTTCTATCGATATGCCTAAACTCATTTATAGACCTATTCGAGTCACTTCTCCTTCTGTACGAAGTGATGCTATCCCGATTGTTACTCGtgcattttatattcatGATTCTTCTCAAGTTTGTTTTATTCACCCTAATGGAATTacgatatattttaattatatggAGAGCGAATCATCAACAGGATCTACAGGAAGGATGGGATCAGCTACAAAGGAAATTGGGGACTTTGTATAAATTTTACTATGGGAGTATCCTACTAGTCATAGTAGCGTTTTATTATGTATTCCCTATCTGTCCTTACGTCCTGTTGTTACTGTACATGTGTTGGGTTCCACAAATACTATTGGACATATGGAAAGGACAAAGGAACTCAGTAAATCTGAAGATCGCATTTGCTCTCTCCTTATGTAGGGTCTTTCTCCCAGTCTACCGATTCATGTATTCTAACAGTATTTTTCAATTAGATGTCTTCGCACGTGCGATGGATTCATCAAACAGCACCTTCAGTATTCTCCTCATCCTTATCCTAGCTGTGCAATTACTGTTTATGTCTTTGCAACGTCTGTATGGACCGAGACACCTCATCGATATCGACCTGCTACCACATGTACATAACTATTACAAATCGATTGATCCCAATTTCGAGATGGGTATTCCAGAGTGTGTCATCTGTATGTATGACATCGTGTTAAATGAGCGGAAGTACTGTGTTACTCCTTGCgtccatatttttcatgaaaaatGCTTGCAGCAGTGGATGGATGTTAAGCTCGAGTGTCCCACCTGCCGAGGAGCCCTCCCCAACTTCCCC
- a CDS encoding hypothetical protein (putative): KSFYNRSTRLWWGHCHLRIGSRLQVRLNKGVKFSHFEHIGRFIEFARNSRSLRAATLSKCLRRNFWGNKFYFTGEPKTGENPQQISKSTQNE; this comes from the exons AAGTCCTTCTACAACCGCAGCACCCGGCTGTGGTGGGGCCACTGCCACCTGCGGATCGGTAGTCGCTTACAGGTGCGACTGAACAAGGGTGTGAAGTTTTCTCATTTCGAGCACATCGGCCGGTTTATCGAGTTCGCCAG GAATTCACGTTCCCTGCGTGCTGCCACGCTAAGCAAGTGTCTGCGAAGAAATTTTTGGGGTAATAAGTTTTACTTCACGGGGGAGCCCAAAACAGGAGAGAACCCCCAACAGATATCCAAATCGACGCAGAATGAA
- a CDS encoding hypothetical protein (putative), whose translation MSLSLICNQLAAHRFEDHSFWNTLGRRLTELLRIEDVHKTMSIRWLALILNSFARVYVLNEPFLKEASIYVRNCKEENLHTFDISQIANCFAKLNYGDDKLFKHMEQQICERIDELSCQSISNICNAYSKLSLGSETLFCRLIKTVKKNLDNFNEQEIANILNAYSKLGEKKYSHLFVNFLPHVCAKFEHFKPVEMVMIANAYSKCKLFDKTFFSLLCNYIWGNADLFEPSEWAILANVYANFNLRDLKIFYLIKKKVNDREHLLQHGNVAMLLHAFGKLLIRDEAFVINLVKRKKHIIDSLDSRNLTLFYVSLIKLNLRIPMDIWANLKLNISSKLHTFTDLALVSICYSSMFLSYFDMKLVSSILLLLNERRANSKSFAHQMHVTLFVLYSVYDFGKFSPKFLLCLHQLLSRAYQHIAQPNYYDINKSAIQKRISPFFPKNCLNVQAEVPVGPFVVDFLLTRKRPA comes from the coding sequence ATGTCCCTCTCACTGATATGCAACCAGCTAGCGGCACACCGATTTGAAGACCATTCATTTTGGAACACCCTAGGCAGGAGGCTAACCGAATTGTTACGTATTGAGGATGTACACAAAACCATGTCCATCCGATGGTTAGCCCTAATCTTAAACTCTTTCGCCAGAGTGTACGTACTAAATGAGCCTTTCCTCAAAGAGGCCTCCATTTATGTTAGAAAttgcaaagaagaaaatctGCACACATTTGACATTTCGCAAATAGCAAACTGTTTTGCCAAACTTAATTACGGGGATGATAAGCTGTTCAAACATATGGAACAACAGATTTGCGAAAGGATAGACGAACTGAGTTGCCAATCCATTAGTAATATATGCAATGCATACAGTAAGTTAAGTCTGGGGAGCGAAACTCTATTTTGTCGTTTAATCAaaacagtgaaaaaaaatttggacaatTTTAACGAACAAGAAATTGCGAACATATTAAATGCGTATTCAAAattgggagaaaaaaaatactcgcatttatttgtcaattttttaccTCATGTTTGTGCAAAATTTGAGCACTTCAAACCAGTCGAAATGGTGATGATTGCTAATGCATACTCCAAATGTAAGTTATTCGATAAGACattcttttccctcctgtGTAACTACATTTGGGGAAATGCTGACCTGTTTGAACCATCCGAGTGGGCCATACTTGCCAATGTATATGCAAATTTCAACCTCAgagatttaaaaattttttatcttatcaAAAAGAAGGTCAACGATAGGGAACACTTGCTGCAACATGGAAATGTAGCCATGCTGCTACACGCTTTTGGAAAATTACTTATACGAGATGAAGCGTTTGTTATCAATTtagttaaaagaaaaaaacacataataGACTCTTTGGACAGCCGCAACTTGACACTGTTTTACGTTTCGCTCATCAAATTGAATTTACGCATTCCGATGGATATTTGGGCCAACTTGAAGCTAAATATTTCGAGCAAGTTACACACCTTTACCGATTTGGCCCTGGTATCCATATGCTACTCGTCTATGTTCCTCTCCTACTTTGACATGAAGTTGGTCAGCTCCATCCTACTTCTGCTAAATGAGAGGAGAGCAAATAGCAAATCGTTTGCACACCAAATGCACGTCACTCTGTTTGTGCTATACTCCGTCTACGACTTTGGGAagttttctccaaaatttcTTCTCTGCTTGCATCAGCTCTTGAGCAGGGCCTACCAGCACATTGCGCAGCCCAACTATTACGACATTAACAAGTCAGCTATTCAGAAGAgaatttctcctttttttcccaaaaattGCCTGAACGTTCAGGCGGAAGTGCCCGTTGGCCCCTTCGTCGTGGATTTTCTCCTGACCAGGAAGCGGCCGGCC
- a CDS encoding hypothetical protein (putative), which translates to MTPLKVITRQRSRFSTLAALKKKWQDLSSYITKDSDMAHWRELNAKLFEAEVLVQKQEREEFRRVDWSAWAEKISNKEALMCMKKFYDHQMNALDELDQIEGKEAKDNKKKNKEDELFEEALKNCKEAEKASAKLLIDGAKTLWINFHNPPVSNLDNNEWIDSDLYWQAFVEKHATYNLNSKSITPEDEENKNIEKNEWMKKTTKFNERSDTPMLYDYMINLPSWEHYDINRRIFLENMIYFLLRTGLSYKFFPELFRWKWKTHIEDLRFQYLEVAQRRRKNYQLVTAKREVPLELQPSDYEHKGEEYHLKLLQHFRDYQNLVLSRLMGNYIFLCDPFIPVQTEEMLQHVLSTYEGGKLFKLCNDQVNCLFYLPPPCDENKTTVQYKPLDALNNFSYYLKGKNVMLNDSYFSFLKIISQVLQERGEYWLTLPNENFADSFLRRYNKDDSMFPVFVDYVAQLRENFENKVEVSPDMYHDEVSRIEEKYLEECSFFDNLVRAFLPEDITLSHEEGAVPDLVKLDTNQIKKLLSEGKLKVVHPETREEVRDPALVAELARQREAERQEIHEFVKSLPA; encoded by the exons ATGACCCCCCTGAAGGTTATTACCAG GCAGCGCAGCCGCTTCAGTACTCTGGCGGCgctgaagaagaagtggcaGGACCTGAGCTCTTACATAACGAAGGATAGTGACATGGCCCACTGGAGGGAGCTGAACGCCAAGCTCTTCGAGGCCGAGGTGCTGGTGCAGAAGCAGGAGCGCGAGGAGTTTCGGCGCGTCGACTGGAGCGCCTGGGCAGAGAAGATCAGCAACAAGGAGGCCCTGATGTG CATGAAGAAGTTCTACGACCACCAAATGAACGCCCTGGACGAGCTGGACCAGATCGAAGGCAAAGAAGCGAAGGacaacaagaagaagaacaaggaAGACGAGCTGTTCGAGGAGGCcctaaaaaattgcaaagagGCAGAAAAAGCCTCAGCCAAGCTTCTCATAGACGGAGCGAAAACCTTGTGGATCAATTTCCATAACCCACCAGTAAGCAACCTGGATAACAACGAATGGATTGACAGTGACCTCTACTGGCAAGCATTTGTAGAAAAACACGCCACGTATAACCTGAACAGTAAATCAATAACCCcagaagacgaagaaaataaaaatatcgaaaaaaatgagtggatgaaaaaaacgacaaaatTTAACGAAAGAAGTGACACACCCATGTTGTATGACTACATGATTAATCTCCCCTCGTGGGAACACTATGATATCAATCGGAGAATCTTTCTCGAAAATATGATTTACTTTTTGTTAAGGACAGGATTAAGTTATAAGTTTTTccctgaactgttcaggtgGAAATGGAAAACACATATTGAAGATTTGCGCTTCCAATATTTGGAAGTAGcccaaaggaggagaaaaaattatcaactgGTCACAGCAAAGAGGGAAGTACCTCTAGAATTACAGCCATCAGATTATGAACACAAAGGAGAGGAGTATCACTTGAAGCTTCTTCAACATTTTAGGGATTATCAAAATTTAGTTCTTTCTCGCCTTATGggtaattacatttttttatgtgatcCCTTCATTCCTGTGCAAACTGAGGAAATGCTACAACACGTGCTGAGTACCTACGAGGGAGggaaattattcaaattgtGCAACGATCAGGTGAATTGTCTGTTCTATCTACCTCCACCATGTgatgaaaacaaaacgacTGTACAATACAAACCACTAGACGCActgaacaatttttcttactatttaaagggaaaaaatgttatgtTGAAcgattcatatttttcctttttaaaaattatttctcaAGTTTTACAAGAAAGGGGAGAATACTGGCTGACCCTTCCAAATGAAAATTTCGCAGACTCCTTCTTAAGACGATACAACAAGGACGATTCAATGTTCCCTGTTTTTGTTGACTATGTTGCGCAATTGagagaaaattttgaaaacaaAGTGGAGGTGTCACCTGACATGTATCACGATGAAGTTAGCCGTATTGAGGAGAAATACCTGGAGGAGTGCTCCTTCTTTGACAATTTGGTTAGGGCATTTTTACCCGAGGACATTACCCTCTCCCATGAGGAAGGAGCGGTTCCCGACTTGGTCAAGTTGGACACCAACCAAATTAAGAAGTTGCTCAGCGAGGGGAAGCTCAAGGTGGTGCACCCCGAAACGCGGGAGGAGGTCCGAGACCCCGCACTCGTCGCGGAGCTCGCGCGCCAGCGGGAAGCCGAGCGCCAGGAGATCCACGAGTTCGTGAAGTCGCTCCCGGCTTAG
- a CDS encoding aspartyl proteinase (putative): MGRAFLFAPLFALFVALLPPPILCVPPFSALKSVGGKQNLSHPTPLEDTSKKGLLLREIKLKNRFKNDIKGFIKNVRSFHDIIEDRTPNSLLYVQEDLLNFHNSQFIGDIEIGTPPQSFKVVFDTGSSNFALPSTKCVKGGCVSHKKFNPDQSRTYTRQLKGNKESIYTYIQVSSEFFVLEHGYDDVNLKGLRIKHQSVGLAIEESLHPFSDLPFDGIVGLGFSDPDFSFQKGYGTSLIETIKKQNLLKRNIFSFYVPKNLKEPGSITFGRANSKYALEGRKIEWFPVISIYFWEINLIDVQLSDNNLNMCENRKCRAAIDTGSSLLTGPSSLMQPLIEKLYLQKDCSNKSSLPNISFILKNVEGKEVKFDFTPDDYILEETDE; this comes from the exons ATGGGACGAGCATTCCTCTTTGCCCCCCTGTTCGCCCTGTTCGTGGCTTTGCTGCCGCCCCCAATTTTGTGTGTACCTCCATTTAGCGCCCTTAAAAGCGTcggggggaaacaaaactTAAGTCACCCCACCCCCTTGGAGGACACCAGCAAGAAGGGCCTTCTCTtgagagaaataaaattgaaaaaccgatttaaaaatgacataaagGGGTTCATAAAAAACGTGAGGTCGTTCCACGACATCATAGAGGACAGGACTCCAAACTCGTTGTTGTACGTGCAGGAGGACTTACTCAATTTTCACAACAGCCAGTTTATTGGGGACATAGAGATCGGCACTCCTCCTCAAAGTTTCAAGGTCGTGTTCGACACCGGGTCCAGCAACTTCGCCCTGCCCTCCACGAAATGCGTCAA AGGAGGCTGCGTGTCCCACAAGAAATTCAACCCCGACCAGTCCAGGACGTACACGCGGCAGTTAAAAG GCAATAAGGAATCCATTTACACATACATCCAGGTCAGCTccgaatttttt gtCCTTGAGCACGGATATGATGACGTCAATTTAAAGGGACT GAGGATCAAACATCAGAGTGTCGGGCTAGCCATAGAAG agtCTTTACACCCCTTTTCGGATTTGCCCTTCGATGGGATTGTTGGCCTGGGATTTTCAGACc CGGACTTCAGCTTTCAAAAAGGATACGGGACGTCCTTAATAGAGACGATAAAAAAGCAG AACCTGCTGAAAAGGaacattttctccttttatgtGCCAAAGAACTTGAAAGA GCCCGGATCCATTACGTTCGGACGAGCCAACAGTAAATACGCCCTCGAAGGGAGGAAAATTGAGTGGTTTCCCGTCATATCGattt aTTTCTGGGAAATTAACCTGATAGACGTACAACTCTCCGacaataatttaaacatgTGCGAAAATAGGAAATGTAGAGCGGCCATTGACACTGGGTCCAGTTTG CTAACCGGCCCATCCAGCCTGATGCAACCGCTGATAGAAAAACTGTACCTGCAGAAGGACTGCTCAAATAAGAGCAGCTTGccaaatatttcttttattttaaaaaatgtcgaAGGGAAGGAGGTGAAGTTCGATTTTACGCCGGACGATTACATCCTGGAGGAAACTGACGAG
- a CDS encoding ribophorin I (putative) yields the protein MNFILCVFLKAVVTWCVAGNLNLNLFSNLVDIDMQFLDAHKNELIEKYVGEEDHMVYEQITKDMHLKKNYVEVIIRGDLKNKGDKSVDSFFFLLPYHEAFQASTLRVRDQNQGELQYQVLQEPRRDANEIEVDPFNEDYDLNQFQVKVYRVTLKRRLHKDEKVSLHFGYALGQPYFPFPIDMSPGEGQKVMFYLSSKILLPYDVEEKEELKIFLCKSCAIVRIEDNDFLRSFVKVNDETYVCEKGGGRVVGELPQGEEAVRNDQNEFVAKGSELGRFTLGQKALFYFRANNHLGYFERVTKDIKLSQLGFVYEREEYILRNDAARIRTFDRYVLSDYESGHASEGEGTEKGAETGTGTGTGTGTGTDDQSTTIIYSMKSKINYDIHDYEYFDDLGKIYLIQAEEIFDDKKKTAIFTLT from the exons atgaattttattcTGTGCGTTTTCCTAAAAGCCGTAGTGACATGGTGTGTCGCGGGGAATCTGAACCTAAACCTTTTTTCTAACTTGGTCGACATAGACATGCAATTTTTGGATGCGCATAAAAATGAGTTAATAGAAAAGTACGTGGGTGAGGAGGACCACATGGTGTATGAACAGATTACGAAGGAcatgcatttaaaaaagaattacgTCGAAGTGATAATCCGGGGTGACTTGAAGAACAAGGGCGATAAGAGCGTCGAcagctttttcttcttgcttCCCTACCACGAGGCCTTTCAG GCCAGCACCCTCCGCGTGAGAGACCAGAACCAAGGCGAGCTGCAGTACCAAGTCCTGCAAGAGCCAAGGCGTGACGCCAACGAAATTGAAGTGGACCCTTTCAATGAGGACTACGACTTGAATCAATTCCAAGTGAAGGTATACAGGGTGACCCTAAAAAGGAGATTACACAAGGATGAAAAAGtctctctccattttggataTGCCCTAGGACAGCCCTACTTTCCATTCCCTATTGACATGTCCCCAGGGGAAGGACAGAAGGTGATGTTTTACCTTTCCTCGAAAATTCTTTTGCCCTACGATGTagaagagaaggaagaattaaaaatatttttgtgtaaaagTTGTGCCATCGTACGGATAGAGGATAACGATTTTTTGAGGAGCTTCGTAAAGGTCAATGATGAGACGTATGTTTGTgagaaggggggaggaagagtAGTGGGTGAGCTTccccagggggaggaggctGTCCGAAACGATCAGAACGAGTTCGTTGCAAAGGGGAGCGAATTGGGTCGGTTCACGCTTGGGCAGAAAGCGCTGTTCTACTTCCGCGCGAATAACCATTTAGGCTACTTCGAGAGAGTCACCAAGGACATAAAATTATCTCAGTTGGGTTTTGTGTACGAACGGGAAGAATACATCCTGCGGAATGACGCAGCAAGGATACGCACATTTGATAGGTACGTTCTTAGCGATTACGAAAGTGGACACGCGTcggagggggaggggacGGAGAAAGGAGCAGAAACAGGGACAGGCACCGGGACAGGGACAGGCACAGGCACGGACGATCAGTCCACCACAATTATTTACTCCATGAAGTCGAAAATAAATTACGACATACACGATTATGAATACTTTGACGACCTCGGCAAAATATATCTCATCCAAGCggaagaaatttttgatgataaaaaaaaaacagccataTTCACTTTGACTTAA
- a CDS encoding hypothetical protein (putative) has protein sequence MTSNIIDKIMNLEVPENGNSSLNIIFGVINIFFFGIGMIILGIINKDMDDLIIGILQLLVPLIGWIWAVFWGILIVIKNSKGDPTDSL, from the exons ATGACGTCGAACATTATagataaaattatgaaccTAGAGGTACCCGAAAATGGGAATTCCTCACTGAACATCATTTTTGgagtaataaatatttttttcttcggaATCGGGATGATAATTTTGGGAATAATTAACAAAGATATGGATGATCTCATAATTGGCATTTTACAACTCCTTGTTCCCTTGATCGGTTGGATATGGGCCGTGTTTTGGGGAATCCTAATCGTTATTAAAAACTCCAA AGGGGACCCGACTGACTCCTTGTAG